The following are from one region of the Methylophilus sp. DW102 genome:
- the cas2 gene encoding CRISPR-associated endonuclease Cas2: MGVNGWRVMWVICVYDCPMTEKEGRHDYSVFRRCLLQENFVQLQNSLYVHHFPTLAVGEATIVRLRPLIPKDAQVAFFIVTDKQYGMTKEFFGTKPTRKKPNMPEQVELF, encoded by the coding sequence ATGGGCGTAAATGGGTGGCGAGTTATGTGGGTAATTTGTGTATATGATTGCCCAATGACCGAAAAAGAAGGGCGGCATGATTACAGTGTGTTTAGGCGCTGCTTGTTACAAGAAAATTTTGTTCAACTGCAAAACTCACTGTACGTGCATCACTTTCCAACACTTGCGGTGGGAGAAGCGACCATCGTTAGGCTACGTCCGCTTATCCCAAAAGATGCACAAGTCGCATTTTTTATTGTCACGGACAAACAATATGGCATGACCAAAGAGTTTTTTGGGACCAAGCCGACAAGAAAAAAGCCCAACATGCCTGAGCAAGTTGAGCTTTTTTAA
- the cas1 gene encoding type II CRISPR-associated endonuclease Cas1, with amino-acid sequence MSEHRILLIENPASISVDLGRLRIRRDGFDDHHVLPKDIAVLCLHHHTIQISVQALRGLAEAGASVMVTDEAHHPCAWFLPQVGNGDLVRRLRQQMVLDGTESKAKLWQALVKARLSTQAINLRFLNRKGALRLERLAQEVQPADKTKCEGQGAKHYWAHLFDENFSREKQGADDAVNARLNFGYAVLRSMIARSLVMAGLNPSLGLGHCSMENPFNLADDFIEPYRFVVERYVYLNNAGEFNSQARKEILGFVMQEVKFNGAGYRLPSAINETIASFVRVLDGRGKQLSLPEDLVTETDDETWA; translated from the coding sequence TTGTCTGAGCACCGTATTTTGCTAATTGAAAATCCTGCCTCAATTTCAGTTGATTTAGGCAGGTTGCGAATTAGGCGTGACGGGTTTGATGATCACCATGTCTTACCAAAAGACATTGCTGTGCTGTGTTTACATCATCACACTATTCAAATTTCTGTGCAGGCATTACGTGGTCTTGCGGAAGCAGGAGCAAGCGTGATGGTGACTGACGAAGCTCACCATCCATGCGCATGGTTTTTACCACAAGTTGGCAATGGCGATTTAGTCCGACGCTTGCGTCAACAAATGGTGTTAGATGGCACCGAAAGTAAAGCAAAGCTTTGGCAAGCGTTGGTAAAAGCAAGACTTAGTACGCAAGCCATTAATTTACGTTTTTTGAACCGCAAAGGCGCATTAAGATTAGAACGTCTGGCGCAAGAGGTTCAACCTGCCGACAAAACAAAATGTGAGGGACAAGGCGCAAAGCATTACTGGGCGCATTTATTTGACGAAAATTTCTCTCGTGAGAAACAGGGTGCAGATGATGCTGTAAATGCTCGCCTAAATTTTGGTTATGCAGTCTTGCGATCTATGATAGCGCGCAGCTTGGTAATGGCTGGCTTAAACCCCTCACTAGGTTTAGGGCATTGCAGTATGGAAAACCCCTTTAACTTGGCTGATGACTTTATTGAGCCATACCGTTTTGTGGTGGAGCGTTACGTTTACCTAAACAATGCGGGTGAATTTAATAGCCAAGCGCGTAAAGAAATCTTGGGGTTTGTTATGCAAGAAGTAAAGTTCAATGGTGCGGGTTATCGATTGCCATCTGCAATTAACGAGACTATTGCCAGCTTTGTACGCGTATTAGATGGGAGGGGAAAGCAACTGAGTTTGCCAGAAGATTTAGTTACGGAAACTGACGACGAAACATGGGCGTAA
- the cas9 gene encoding type II CRISPR RNA-guided endonuclease Cas9 (Cas9, originally named Csn1, is the large, multifunctional signature protein of type II CRISPR/Cas systems. It is well known even to general audiences because its RNA-guided endonuclease activity has made it a popular tool for custom editing of eukaryotic genomes.) has translation MRYRVGLDVGTASLGVAAFSLDENNNPLELVWKHVRIFDEPLEKSQSGLKSKKAGRRAARMQRRQIDRRLGRTKAIAALASLLYIQLGPSIDSGRTLLEIRAKAAREKIDLSNLIRVFIRIGKRRGYGGEFRPKKEGAKLGEVEGGNHDLKTEMQALAQSKGFDEVTLGEFLYQRWLDGKPTKLKIKEPEDKTTEGKNLYALRSQLVAEFEQIWQTQSAFYPVLNSKHEGKPLKDIFYNAIFHQRPLKAVGGMVGQCSLEPTLARAPRAQLAFQHFRIEKTLADLRWGVGKRAEKLSAAQKVVIRQLCDEKEVVKFDAIYKALDVAGCPRPDTKGLNLDRLSRDEIPGNKTNHIFRKLELGDAWLALDARTQIQVINFLADLGSPEQLDDPLWYTRFAKADGTMRKLPEKLVEFINLLKSHDKFDRLSKMGFESGRASYSIKALNKLTAWLDSPWWPNEWQGEMRPDEDAAIRVCYPESFNKPIALKDSLDFAPSTGNAVVDGSLRQMRYVLNRMMVDLGTQPEQIVVEMSREMSVGISKRNERESENNKNRKARLDAEAEIREHGVTVTPSRIRRYLLWVEQGKGHCPYCTKPISLGDALSGAETEYEHILPKSLTQVGLKRSEIVLAHRSCNQEKGNKTPAQAWGHDAERWQVIKVRAKYFSDNKQYRKSKLLLLEDFESEVLTDESIAEFADRQFQQTSWIAKEAAQWLQGICKTPVSVSRGELTAMLRRKWKLETVIPQARTEEGLPVLDEEMQVVSVEDFEKYRDVWEGHKVLDAHGHIDKARHTDRKLNKRIDHRHHLIDAMTIGLTSRGLFQQMARQYKLDSEREMRGYKPKLEVAEPPIKNIREIALAAVRECPISIKPDRYPDGAIFQETAYGAAVKSNEDKARLTLRIKVADLIDRRKGTIEQAHKAIENIVSSTVKEIILKAFDARVASGKTAPEALAMPFYQTLYGQRVEIKKVKCFTGNYADDVAIIAHTSKDGREHSKRLPNAGYAYLETEIFDGRIGKQTLVNTHQAMKCKHQPLAENMVRLHKNDTVLDSKVGKKYRIGYFTIEGNLFLIPIVDPRAFDAIKEPGSGKKKVSFTQVLRLKRID, from the coding sequence ATGCGATACAGAGTTGGTTTGGACGTAGGGACCGCTTCACTTGGTGTGGCGGCGTTTTCACTCGATGAAAACAATAATCCGCTCGAACTAGTTTGGAAGCATGTTCGTATTTTCGATGAGCCTTTAGAAAAAAGTCAGTCAGGACTTAAGTCTAAAAAAGCGGGGCGTCGTGCTGCACGCATGCAACGTCGCCAAATCGATAGACGTTTAGGAAGAACCAAAGCGATTGCTGCATTGGCATCCTTGCTTTACATCCAGTTAGGGCCGTCCATTGATAGCGGACGTACTTTATTAGAAATTCGTGCTAAGGCGGCCAGAGAGAAAATAGATTTATCCAACTTAATCCGTGTATTTATTCGTATAGGCAAACGGCGTGGTTACGGAGGTGAGTTTCGCCCAAAAAAGGAAGGTGCAAAGCTTGGGGAGGTTGAAGGCGGCAACCATGACCTTAAGACTGAAATGCAAGCTCTGGCGCAAAGCAAAGGTTTTGATGAGGTGACGCTTGGTGAGTTTTTATATCAGCGATGGCTAGATGGCAAACCAACCAAACTCAAAATAAAAGAGCCTGAAGATAAAACCACTGAAGGCAAAAATTTGTATGCGCTGAGAAGCCAGTTGGTGGCTGAGTTTGAACAAATTTGGCAAACACAATCTGCCTTTTATCCAGTCCTTAATTCCAAGCATGAAGGCAAGCCGCTTAAGGATATTTTTTATAATGCCATTTTTCACCAGCGCCCATTAAAAGCGGTAGGCGGTATGGTTGGGCAATGTAGCTTAGAACCTACACTTGCAAGAGCACCTCGCGCTCAACTCGCTTTTCAGCATTTTCGAATTGAAAAAACACTGGCTGATTTACGCTGGGGTGTGGGTAAACGAGCAGAAAAACTATCCGCAGCACAAAAGGTAGTTATTCGCCAATTGTGCGATGAAAAAGAAGTGGTGAAGTTTGATGCCATTTATAAAGCACTGGATGTTGCTGGTTGCCCAAGGCCTGACACTAAAGGTCTGAATTTAGATAGATTGAGTCGCGATGAAATCCCTGGTAACAAAACCAACCATATATTTCGCAAGTTAGAATTAGGTGATGCATGGTTGGCATTAGATGCGCGCACTCAAATACAAGTCATTAACTTTTTAGCGGATTTAGGTTCACCTGAGCAACTTGATGATCCGCTGTGGTACACACGCTTTGCAAAAGCTGATGGCACTATGCGCAAATTGCCGGAGAAGCTTGTGGAGTTTATCAATTTGTTAAAAAGCCATGACAAATTTGACCGGCTTAGCAAAATGGGCTTTGAAAGTGGCCGCGCCTCATACTCAATTAAAGCGCTAAATAAACTTACAGCGTGGTTGGATTCACCATGGTGGCCTAATGAATGGCAAGGCGAAATGCGACCTGATGAAGATGCTGCGATACGTGTCTGTTACCCTGAAAGCTTTAACAAACCAATAGCACTAAAAGATAGTTTGGATTTTGCGCCTAGTACAGGTAATGCTGTCGTTGATGGTTCGTTAAGGCAAATGCGCTATGTGCTTAATCGTATGATGGTAGATTTGGGGACTCAGCCAGAGCAAATCGTTGTGGAAATGTCCCGGGAAATGAGCGTGGGAATCAGCAAACGTAATGAGCGTGAAAGTGAAAACAATAAAAATCGTAAAGCTCGTCTAGATGCAGAAGCAGAAATCCGTGAGCATGGCGTTACGGTTACGCCATCACGTATTCGCCGCTATTTGCTATGGGTAGAGCAAGGCAAAGGCCATTGCCCTTATTGCACAAAACCAATCAGCTTGGGCGACGCGCTGAGTGGTGCTGAAACAGAATACGAACATATTTTGCCAAAATCGCTTACACAGGTTGGTTTAAAACGAAGCGAAATTGTATTGGCTCACCGCAGTTGTAATCAGGAGAAAGGCAATAAAACACCTGCTCAAGCATGGGGGCATGATGCGGAGCGTTGGCAAGTCATCAAGGTGCGGGCAAAGTACTTTTCAGATAACAAACAATATCGCAAGTCCAAATTATTGCTGTTGGAAGACTTTGAGTCTGAAGTGCTCACGGATGAGTCGATTGCAGAGTTTGCTGATCGTCAATTTCAACAAACATCTTGGATTGCCAAAGAGGCCGCGCAATGGTTGCAAGGCATCTGCAAAACCCCGGTTTCCGTTTCTCGCGGAGAACTCACTGCAATGTTACGACGCAAATGGAAGCTGGAAACAGTTATTCCACAAGCACGAACTGAGGAAGGCTTACCGGTTTTAGATGAAGAAATGCAAGTGGTCAGCGTTGAAGATTTTGAGAAATATCGAGATGTGTGGGAGGGGCATAAGGTTTTAGATGCACATGGACATATAGATAAAGCGCGCCATACGGACCGCAAGCTTAACAAGCGTATAGACCATAGACATCATTTGATTGACGCTATGACAATCGGCCTCACTTCGCGTGGTTTGTTTCAACAAATGGCGCGGCAATACAAGTTGGATTCTGAGCGTGAGATGAGAGGTTATAAACCAAAGTTGGAGGTAGCTGAACCACCTATAAAAAACATACGGGAAATTGCATTGGCTGCTGTGCGTGAATGTCCAATTTCGATTAAACCAGATCGTTATCCAGATGGTGCAATTTTTCAAGAGACAGCTTATGGCGCTGCGGTTAAATCTAACGAAGATAAAGCAAGGCTCACATTGCGCATAAAGGTTGCAGATTTAATTGACCGTAGAAAAGGTACTATAGAGCAAGCACACAAAGCAATTGAAAATATTGTCAGCTCAACAGTTAAAGAGATTATTCTAAAAGCATTTGATGCGAGAGTAGCCTCGGGAAAAACTGCTCCAGAAGCTTTAGCTATGCCTTTTTACCAAACCTTATATGGGCAGCGAGTAGAAATCAAAAAAGTAAAATGCTTTACAGGCAATTATGCAGATGATGTCGCGATTATTGCCCACACAAGTAAAGATGGGCGTGAACATTCTAAGCGTCTGCCAAATGCAGGATATGCCTATCTTGAAACGGAAATATTTGATGGTCGCATAGGCAAGCAAACTTTAGTAAATACGCATCAGGCTATGAAATGTAAACATCAGCCGCTAGCGGAAAATATGGTGCGACTACATAAAAATGATACGGTGTTAGATAGCAAAGTTGGTAAAAAATACCGTATAGGATATTTCACAATTGAAGGAAATTTATTCTTAATACCCATAGTTGACCCACGTGCATTTGATGCAATCAAAGAGCCAGGTTCTGGTAAGAAAAAAGTTTCTTTTACTCAAGTGCTTCGCTTAAAAAGGATAGACTAG
- the cobC gene encoding alpha-ribazole phosphatase — MKLTLVRHTSLQIAEGICYGQSDVDVSANFHHELASVQQKLQADAFHALYTSPLQRCHKLALGLAHGLGHAGDIQADVRLKELHFGEWEMQAWNDIPRERFDVWAKNYAELSPPQGETFAQLQARGVDFLQEIQARHAGEHVLVVTHGGMIRALIAHVLNMQLKGLFRLHIDYASLTRLDLSGVIPKVEFVNR, encoded by the coding sequence ATGAAATTGACGTTGGTGAGACACACCAGTTTACAAATCGCTGAAGGCATCTGTTACGGACAAAGCGATGTCGATGTCTCGGCCAACTTTCATCACGAGTTGGCCAGCGTGCAGCAAAAGCTGCAAGCCGATGCTTTCCACGCCCTCTATACCAGCCCTTTGCAGCGCTGCCACAAACTCGCACTGGGTCTGGCCCACGGCCTGGGGCATGCCGGAGACATTCAGGCCGATGTGCGCCTCAAGGAACTGCACTTTGGCGAATGGGAGATGCAGGCTTGGAACGATATTCCGCGTGAGCGATTTGATGTCTGGGCCAAAAACTATGCCGAACTTTCGCCGCCACAAGGCGAAACCTTTGCCCAGTTACAGGCGCGCGGTGTGGACTTTTTGCAAGAGATACAAGCCCGCCATGCCGGTGAACATGTGCTGGTAGTCACCCACGGCGGCATGATACGCGCGCTGATTGCGCATGTGCTGAATATGCAACTCAAAGGCTTGTTCCGGTTGCATATCGATTACGCCAGCCTTACACGGCTGGATTTGTCAGGAGTGATTCCCAAGGTTGAGTTTGTGAATCGGTAA
- a CDS encoding adenosylcobinamide-GDP ribazoletransferase → MKSQWRSFLLAVGFFTRIPVPALPDFKESDLNQAARYFPLVGLLVGLLAAMVWWLAHGLFNPALAVLCSMAATILATGAFHEDGLADSADGLGGGMTGERKLEIMHDSRLGSYGAIALVGILLFKFEALSALAPAILPFALIASHALSRLAAVYVMATANYVRTAGKAKPLATTLTRQDIVYASVFGLLCWLGFALMLGINQSLMAAGHFLLITSLPVLVVWQMWRQTMLRQIQGYTGDTLGATQQLTEVAFYLGLLAWERLA, encoded by the coding sequence GTGAAATCGCAATGGCGTTCCTTTTTGCTGGCCGTGGGCTTCTTTACCCGTATCCCGGTGCCCGCACTGCCTGATTTTAAAGAAAGTGATCTGAATCAGGCGGCCCGCTATTTTCCGCTAGTCGGCCTGTTGGTGGGCTTACTGGCCGCCATGGTCTGGTGGCTGGCGCACGGGCTGTTCAACCCGGCATTGGCCGTGTTGTGCAGCATGGCTGCCACCATCCTTGCCACAGGCGCCTTTCATGAAGATGGCCTGGCGGACAGTGCGGACGGCTTGGGCGGAGGCATGACGGGCGAGCGCAAGCTGGAGATCATGCATGACTCTCGCCTTGGCAGCTACGGCGCCATTGCGCTGGTGGGCATCTTGCTGTTCAAGTTTGAGGCTTTGTCTGCCCTTGCGCCCGCCATCTTGCCGTTTGCACTGATTGCCAGCCATGCCCTGAGCCGACTGGCGGCGGTGTATGTGATGGCGACGGCCAACTATGTGCGCACTGCGGGCAAGGCCAAACCGCTAGCCACTACGCTGACCCGGCAGGATATTGTATACGCCAGCGTCTTCGGCCTGCTGTGCTGGCTGGGCTTTGCCCTGATGCTGGGCATCAATCAGTCATTGATGGCTGCCGGACATTTTTTACTGATCACCAGCTTGCCTGTGCTCGTGGTCTGGCAGATGTGGCGGCAAACGATGTTACGACAGATTCAAGGGTATACCGGCGATACGCTGGGTGCGACACAGCAACTGACTGAAGTCGCTTTTTATTTGGGCCTGCTGGCCTGGGAGCGCTTGGCATGA